AAATTTGACATAGATGGCACAGAATGAATACCCActtgaataaaatttttgaaaaataaccTTTTATTGCGAATTTCACCCACAGAATTAAACCAAGGGTTATCACTGATATTGACAGGATTTAATCTATAgagtttattaaattcatgGAAAATATAATCACTACATATTCTAAtgtatttttcatattttcttttagtTGATGAAGTTAAGGCTATATTAGGGTTATGTAGTGTTAAATCTAAATCTCTTGGTAAGACTAATATATGAAATGATGATTTTGGAAATCCATCATGAACAATACTGGCATGTGAATCATAATAAAGAACTTCTTTTGGGAACCTTTCTGGATGCAAAATATAAGACTCTAGAGCAAATGAAAAAGTATAATCTTTAGTCATTattgttaataattatcgttttattgaaatagttttatattgaagttgttatattattgaatttaactgttttattttatgcAGCTTAATgagaaaattgaaatataaaaaagaaacaaaatcatattgtaatatttgataaattttggTGTTTATATACACATAAAATAACCcttttaaattcatcattatacatttttcaatactGACACATTATTCTTAATGACAAAAATTTGCGTCTTAATTTCTTAAGGTTCGGAGTTTTCTCATTCTTAGAAACGtcttaaatgaaaaatttaaggTAATAAACAACTTTTAAtagatgaaaaaatatagatattaagataaataaactcaaatattttttcaacattACCCAATTAATAAAGCTAGAGAGtaccaaaaaaatagaaaaggGTTTAAGTTAatgatttttatattttttttttggtttaaatagaatataatagatagatttatttacaaaGTTTAACAAAATGCTTATCAGGAGTATCCTTAATATATACTAAATAGACTTAGGTTATGgcttttgttgttgttgctgttgctgttaAAAGTTTTCAAGATGCTTTTTAACCATAGAACcaattctttcaatatcttcGTCTTGCAATTTAGGTCTTACTAATTTACTCAATTTCTCCTTTTCATCCAAATAAGTTTTCTTTGCCTCTGTTAGTGGCATCTTTGGAGCTACcaatctaataatatctcTTGGACCCAGAGTCTTCtttttgtattttgaaTGGATATTACGGATTGTTGGTATGGCTTGCCTTGGTATTGGTCTTTTGGACAATGAACTAATCCAATAAGATTGTTCACGAGCTACTGTTGGAGAAGTAATCAGatcataattattattatgaatcATTTCTTGAGTTTCCTCATCCTTTGGTTCAGGACGTGGCCATGGGACAACTAGGTCTGGTCTACCACGAACACAACGACGAGGCATAATTTTACGATAATCTTCATCATAATATGTTCCTCTGAATTCTAGATCTCGTATTGCTACGGTCTTGTATACTTCTTGACCAGTTTTGGGATTTTTAATCGGTAGATCGGCTACCAAACGTAGGCTATTTTGCGTAACTGTTGATGGAAGGGACAGCACATAAGATTTCTGACCTTCCAACCACATCGATTTAGGAATTGCAATCTTACGCGATGGACCTTGTTCGTCTAGCACAAACCCATTAGTATGTTCATCTGTTGACTGGACATGTGCGATATTCCCTTTTTTTGGGCCATCCATAATAAGAACACGATCTCCAGGTAAATACTTCCAATCTTCTGGTGTTTTAAAACGTTCAGATTCAATGGCTATTTCTAATTCAGGACGAAGAAATGATGGCATTCCTTTTAATAGTTTATCAGCATGATGCTTTTGTAGCTGTGCAGGGAGTTCGGTTACATTATTGACTGCTTTAGCAACCCTCCCACCAGCTTTACTCAAATGATTCCAAACCATTTGTTAATTAGGTTCTTAATAATGCTTGTTATGTTTGAAgattaattgattaaataCTGAAATAAACTCACTTATTTTATCTACTAATTGGATatcttaataatattttataattaaatattactgtttttccttttttttttcgcatatcaatattttagaaaatttataatcaaACCTAAAATACTAATGTTAAAACCCtgataattaaaaaatgtaatACTTTAGATgatcttttatatatagaaG
The window above is part of the Henningerozyma blattae CBS 6284 chromosome 2, complete genome genome. Proteins encoded here:
- the HNT3 gene encoding DNA 5'-adenosine monophosphate hydrolase (similar to Saccharomyces cerevisiae HNT3 (YOR258W); ancestral locus Anc_8.707), with product MTKDYTFSFALESYILHPERFPKEVLYYDSHASIVHDGFPKSSFHILVLPRDLDLTLHNPNIALTSSTKRKYEKYIRICSDYIFHEFNKLYRLNPVNISDNPWFNSVGEIRNKRLFFKNFIQVGIHSVPSMSNLHIHVLTKDFNNEKLKRKRHFNSFNTDFFVKWENLPLAHAPLDEKKQEIYYNRNHHLICNYCHDNFKDDFGDFKKHITQEFEKYFIRIGPQFAIKQL
- the MRPL40 gene encoding mitochondrial 54S ribosomal protein uL24m MRPL40 (similar to Saccharomyces cerevisiae MRPL40 (YPL173W); ancestral locus Anc_8.706), translating into MVWNHLSKAGGRVAKAVNNVTELPAQLQKHHADKLLKGMPSFLRPELEIAIESERFKTPEDWKYLPGDRVLIMDGPKKGNIAHVQSTDEHTNGFVLDEQGPSRKIAIPKSMWLEGQKSYVLSLPSTVTQNSLRLVADLPIKNPKTGQEVYKTVAIRDLEFRGTYYDEDYRKIMPRRCVRGRPDLVVPWPRPEPKDEETQEMIHNNNYDLITSPTVAREQSYWISSLSKRPIPRQAIPTIRNIHSKYKKKTLGPRDIIRLVAPKMPLTEAKKTYLDEKEKLSKLVRPKLQDEDIERIGSMVKKHLENF